A window of Campylobacter lari subsp. lari contains these coding sequences:
- a CDS encoding heavy metal translocating P-type ATPase: MRHELRLKIGNMTCVNCSNAIEKVCAKIDGVEDVSVSYVNSSGVFLLKDLSLETKIKEKIKALGFEILQEEQNLYEFKLKELKNMKIKLIMSIILSSIVMYFEMFVQGNVSALIQMLLSMIAIFYCGKGFFIHALKGLRYKKLDMNTLISLGAFTSFIYSFFVYFEIFSKDGYLYFSGGAMIISFVLLGKYLEEKAKFKSLKYQNKLKNIDIKKANIILEDGSIKSIPSAFVKENDVILVKEGESVVADGVIIVGEAEVDVSFLTGEFLPLFKKQDDEILAGTVLINGNLKIKANKKAIESSLEQIKDLVFKAGNVKTPLANLANKISAYFVACIIVLSLFVFAFWYVKEGINAAFLHACATLLISCPCALGLATPIAIVSALANGARNFILVKNPAVLENLASIKLAIFDKTGTLSQDDLSVYKHNLTQENFQKLTQIENLSSHPIAKAFAKELNVNLNLQGKLSVLVGSGLLYEENDDVYLIGNEKLMLENGVDIQKSKQFLQEFEDQAPICLYFAKNNICLGGVCLKNELKNEAKDLIANLKQKDIKSIILSGDNKKSVTKIANELNIDTYYFDLKPEQKLDFIKEKIKKEKVLFIGDGINDAPALNLANASISFSKASELAKKSGDLILIKDDLSLIAYCFELSQKTKNIIKLNLFWAFIYNALCIPIAAGFVPFISLSPHLAALAMCFSSVMVVLNSLRLR; encoded by the coding sequence ATGAGGCATGAGTTAAGATTAAAAATAGGTAATATGACTTGTGTTAATTGCTCTAATGCTATAGAAAAAGTTTGTGCAAAAATTGATGGAGTAGAAGATGTAAGTGTTTCTTATGTCAATTCTAGTGGAGTGTTTTTGCTTAAAGATTTATCTTTAGAAACAAAGATCAAAGAAAAAATCAAAGCTTTGGGTTTTGAGATATTGCAAGAAGAGCAAAATTTATATGAGTTTAAACTCAAAGAGCTTAAAAATATGAAAATAAAACTTATTATGAGTATAATTTTAAGCTCTATTGTGATGTATTTTGAAATGTTTGTTCAAGGAAATGTTTCAGCTTTAATTCAAATGCTTTTATCTATGATAGCGATTTTTTATTGTGGAAAGGGTTTTTTTATCCACGCTCTTAAAGGATTAAGGTATAAAAAATTAGATATGAATACCTTAATATCCTTAGGCGCTTTTACTTCTTTTATATATTCTTTTTTTGTGTATTTTGAGATATTTAGCAAAGATGGTTATTTGTATTTTAGTGGCGGAGCGATGATTATAAGCTTTGTTTTGTTAGGTAAATACTTAGAAGAAAAGGCTAAATTTAAATCTTTAAAATATCAAAACAAATTAAAAAATATAGATATTAAAAAAGCTAATATAATCTTAGAAGATGGAAGTATAAAAAGCATACCTAGTGCTTTTGTAAAAGAAAATGATGTAATTTTAGTGAAAGAGGGTGAAAGCGTTGTTGCTGATGGGGTAATTATAGTAGGTGAGGCTGAGGTTGATGTGAGTTTTTTAACAGGAGAGTTTTTGCCACTTTTTAAAAAGCAAGATGATGAGATTTTAGCAGGAACTGTGTTGATCAATGGAAATTTAAAGATTAAAGCTAATAAAAAGGCAATTGAAAGCTCATTAGAACAAATCAAAGATCTCGTTTTTAAAGCAGGTAATGTCAAAACACCTTTAGCAAATTTAGCTAATAAAATTTCAGCTTATTTTGTAGCTTGTATTATTGTTTTATCGCTTTTTGTGTTTGCTTTTTGGTATGTTAAAGAAGGAATTAATGCAGCGTTTTTACATGCTTGTGCTACGCTTTTAATCTCTTGTCCTTGCGCTTTAGGCTTAGCAACTCCTATAGCCATAGTTAGTGCTTTAGCAAATGGAGCAAGAAATTTTATCTTAGTAAAAAATCCAGCGGTATTAGAGAATTTAGCTAGTATAAAACTTGCTATTTTTGATAAAACAGGCACTTTAAGCCAAGATGACTTAAGTGTTTACAAGCATAATCTTACTCAAGAAAATTTTCAAAAACTCACCCAAATTGAAAATTTAAGCTCACATCCAATCGCAAAGGCTTTTGCTAAAGAATTAAATGTAAATTTAAATTTACAAGGAAAATTAAGTGTTTTAGTGGGCAGTGGTTTGCTTTATGAGGAAAATGATGATGTATATTTAATAGGCAATGAGAAATTAATGCTTGAAAATGGTGTTGATATACAAAAAAGCAAGCAATTTTTACAAGAATTTGAAGATCAAGCGCCTATATGTTTGTATTTTGCAAAAAATAATATTTGTCTTGGTGGGGTTTGTTTAAAAAATGAACTTAAAAACGAAGCTAAAGATTTGATAGCAAATTTAAAACAAAAGGATATAAAAAGCATTATTTTAAGTGGTGATAATAAAAAAAGTGTTACCAAAATAGCAAATGAGCTTAATATCGATACATATTATTTTGATTTAAAACCTGAGCAAAAGCTTGATTTTATAAAAGAAAAAATTAAAAAAGAAAAAGTGCTTTTTATAGGAGATGGTATCAATGATGCTCCTGCTTTAAATTTAGCTAATGCAAGCATAAGTTTTTCCAAAGCAAGTGAGCTTGCTAAAAAAAGCGGAGATTTGATTTTAATAAAAGATGATTTATCTTTAATAGCTTATTGTTTTGAGCTTTCTCAAAAAACTAAAAATATCATCAAACTTAATCTTTTTTGGGCTTTTATTTATAATGCTTTGTGTATTCCTATTGCAGCAGGTTTTGTACCATTTATAAGTCTTAGTCCGCATTTGGCAGCTTTGGCAATGTGTTTTAGTTCGGTAATGGTTGTGCTAAATTCTTTAAGATTGCGTTAG
- a CDS encoding heavy-metal-associated domain-containing protein: MIIKTKNINCQSCVNLIKASLEDEFGTMQINVENKSIEIDLKAGQVEEFKKQLQDLGFEIDEA; the protein is encoded by the coding sequence GTGATTATAAAAACTAAAAATATTAATTGTCAAAGTTGTGTAAATTTGATCAAAGCTTCATTGGAAGATGAATTTGGTACTATGCAGATAAATGTTGAAAATAAAAGCATAGAGATTGATTTAAAAGCAGGGCAAGTTGAAGAGTTCAAAAAACAATTGCAAGATTTAGGTTTTGAGATAGATGAGGCATGA
- a CDS encoding DMT family transporter, producing MKLYLIVIVLSAILDIVANLLLKKSESFKHKKWGFGAIFCAILAFFMLSFSLEYVPLSIAYSTWGAIGIIGTCLGGWIFYKEKLNKIGLVGIVVVLIAVVLLNS from the coding sequence ATGAAGCTATATTTAATAGTAATTGTTTTATCAGCCATACTTGATATAGTTGCAAATTTGTTGTTAAAAAAATCTGAAAGTTTTAAGCATAAAAAATGGGGGTTTGGAGCAATTTTTTGTGCAATTTTAGCTTTTTTTATGCTTTCTTTTAGTTTAGAATATGTTCCATTGAGTATTGCATATTCTACTTGGGGTGCTATTGGGATTATAGGAACTTGTCTTGGTGGTTGGATTTTTTATAAGGAAAAATTAAATAAAATTGGTTTAGTTGGTATTGTTGTGGTTTTAATCGCAGTGGTGCTTTTAAATTCTTAA
- a CDS encoding DMT family transporter — protein MSAKKEVLIAWFFLIGAIVFEVIGTSFLKIENKLFGYFFMALFIAFSYFLMGLAIRKIQIGIAYAVWELLGMILILLVSFILFKESLTNLQILGIILSIIGIVMINLGEVKEE, from the coding sequence ATGAGTGCAAAAAAAGAAGTTTTAATTGCATGGTTTTTTTTAATTGGCGCTATTGTTTTTGAAGTTATAGGAACAAGCTTTTTAAAAATTGAGAATAAACTTTTTGGTTATTTTTTTATGGCTTTGTTTATTGCTTTTTCTTATTTTCTTATGGGGCTTGCAATCAGAAAAATTCAAATTGGTATTGCTTATGCAGTATGGGAACTTTTGGGGATGATATTAATTCTTTTGGTTTCTTTTATATTATTTAAAGAAAGTTTAACTAATTTGCAAATTTTAGGAATTATCTTATCTATAATTGGAATTGTGATGATTAATTTGGGCGAGGTGAAAGAAGAATGA
- a CDS encoding YebC/PmpR family DNA-binding transcriptional regulator yields MGRAFEYRRASKEARWDKMSKLFPKLAKAIQVAAKEGGADPDMNPKLRSAIATAKANNMPKDNIDAAIKRASGKDSADIKNIHYEGKAAHGALIIVECMSDNPTRTVANVKAIFSKNGGEILQNGSLTFMFSHKAVFHLEKYNGDLEELELELIDAGLEELDQDDEELRIIGDYTAFGELSNAIEKKALVLKKAGLEYLANNPVSFSEEQLLDIEKLLDKLEDDDDVQAVYTNIE; encoded by the coding sequence ATGGGAAGAGCGTTTGAATATCGCAGAGCCTCTAAAGAAGCAAGATGGGATAAAATGAGCAAACTTTTTCCAAAACTTGCAAAGGCTATACAAGTAGCAGCAAAAGAAGGCGGAGCTGATCCTGATATGAATCCAAAGCTTCGTAGTGCCATAGCTACAGCCAAAGCCAATAATATGCCAAAAGACAATATCGATGCGGCTATTAAAAGAGCAAGTGGAAAAGATAGTGCTGATATTAAAAATATTCACTATGAAGGAAAAGCAGCACATGGAGCTTTAATCATCGTTGAGTGCATGAGTGATAATCCTACACGCACAGTAGCCAATGTAAAAGCGATTTTCAGTAAAAACGGTGGAGAAATTTTACAAAATGGATCTTTAACTTTTATGTTTTCGCACAAGGCTGTTTTTCATCTTGAAAAATATAATGGAGATTTAGAAGAACTTGAGCTTGAACTAATAGACGCAGGTTTAGAAGAGCTAGATCAAGATGATGAAGAATTAAGAATTATAGGTGATTATACTGCTTTTGGCGAGCTTAGCAATGCCATAGAAAAAAAAGCTTTAGTACTTAAAAAAGCAGGACTTGAATATCTTGCAAATAATCCTGTAAGTTTTAGCGAGGAACAACTTCTTGATATTGAAAAATTGCTTGATAAACTAGAAGATGATGATGATGTTCAAGCAGTTTATACTAATATAGAATAG
- a CDS encoding peptidylprolyl isomerase: protein MLKKIDTKDAKKYNFAIISTEKGDMKLELFPDEAPQTVCNFANLANDGFYDELVFHRVIPNFVIQGGCPYGIGSGGPGYEIECECDGQKHKHLRGSLSMAHAGRDTGGSQFFVCHSPQPHLDGVHTIFGQINPEDKESLEVLDSIRAGDKIKTIQILEKL, encoded by the coding sequence ATGCTTAAAAAAATCGACACAAAAGATGCAAAAAAATATAATTTTGCTATCATTAGTACCGAAAAAGGTGATATGAAATTAGAATTATTTCCTGATGAAGCACCACAAACTGTGTGTAATTTTGCCAATTTAGCCAATGATGGTTTTTATGATGAACTTGTTTTTCACCGCGTGATTCCAAATTTTGTGATACAAGGTGGTTGTCCTTATGGTATAGGCTCAGGTGGGCCTGGCTATGAGATAGAATGTGAATGCGATGGTCAAAAACACAAACATTTAAGAGGTAGCTTGTCTATGGCTCACGCTGGTAGAGATACAGGTGGATCGCAATTTTTCGTTTGTCACAGCCCACAGCCTCATTTAGATGGAGTACATACTATCTTTGGGCAAATTAACCCTGAAGATAAAGAAAGCTTGGAAGTGCTAGATAGCATTAGAGCAGGAGATAAAATCAAAACTATCCAAATTTTAGAAAAACTTTAA
- a CDS encoding DedA family protein, with the protein MLGDIIDFLLALAKDWGYWGIIFLMFVESSFFPFPSEVVMIPAGYLAHQNELNFWLCLLCGTFGALLGALLNYYLCYFLGREVLLKICKYFGVNEAKFAQFEAFFNKHGEISTFSGRLIPGLRQYISLPAGLARMNLKKFIFYTSLGAGIWCLILLILGYVLGKNEDLIKEYLHFVIIACIIFATMIVAIYIYIQKRKKIS; encoded by the coding sequence ATGCTTGGTGATATTATAGATTTTTTACTCGCTCTCGCAAAAGATTGGGGTTATTGGGGGATTATTTTTCTTATGTTTGTAGAAAGTTCCTTTTTTCCTTTTCCTAGCGAAGTAGTAATGATACCTGCTGGATATTTAGCCCATCAAAACGAACTTAACTTTTGGCTATGTCTGCTTTGTGGGACTTTTGGAGCCCTTTTGGGGGCTTTGCTTAATTATTATTTATGTTATTTTTTAGGACGGGAAGTTCTTTTAAAAATATGCAAATATTTTGGAGTTAATGAAGCAAAATTTGCTCAATTTGAGGCCTTTTTTAATAAACATGGTGAAATATCAACCTTTAGTGGTAGATTAATCCCTGGTTTGCGTCAGTATATTTCTTTACCTGCAGGATTAGCAAGAATGAATTTGAAAAAATTTATATTTTATACTAGTTTAGGGGCTGGAATTTGGTGTTTAATTTTGCTTATATTAGGCTATGTTTTAGGCAAAAATGAAGATTTGATCAAAGAATATTTACATTTTGTTATTATTGCTTGTATTATTTTTGCTACTATGATTGTAGCTATTTACATCTATATCCAAAAAAGGAAAAAAATATCCTAA
- a CDS encoding threonine/serine exporter family protein, translating to MQKPSIQNLTDFLIEYISVFLSAGTYTARVAKCVGRIANAYGYEINMNFFFHHTTLNIFDKDDNSIQRTYIIPNKHNHINFKLILELSALSWQIHDHKYNLEEAKFFLLKLKQSTRNPFLANLFLVSVANSAFCKLFGGDFYGCLFVFLATLVGFSLRVLLTRIKIDLRIQYIICSFLSSFIVFFGVDLKLVQEANVALGSSILYLIPGVYFINSVIDILKDHILMGLSRIISVAILVCCIAIGIYTTLSINDFGILR from the coding sequence ATGCAAAAACCATCAATTCAAAATTTAACGGATTTTTTAATCGAATACATTAGTGTTTTTTTAAGCGCTGGAACTTACACAGCAAGAGTGGCAAAGTGCGTTGGAAGAATAGCTAATGCATATGGTTATGAGATTAACATGAATTTTTTCTTTCATCATACTACACTAAATATTTTTGATAAAGATGATAATTCCATACAAAGAACCTATATCATACCTAATAAACACAATCACATTAACTTTAAACTTATTTTAGAGCTCAGTGCATTAAGCTGGCAAATTCATGATCATAAATACAACCTAGAAGAAGCTAAATTCTTTCTTTTAAAACTCAAACAAAGCACAAGAAATCCTTTTTTAGCGAATTTGTTTTTGGTTTCAGTAGCAAACTCAGCATTTTGCAAGCTATTTGGAGGAGATTTTTATGGTTGTTTATTTGTATTTTTAGCTACTTTAGTAGGTTTTAGCTTAAGAGTTTTGCTCACTAGAATAAAAATTGATTTAAGAATTCAATACATTATTTGTTCTTTTTTATCTTCTTTTATTGTATTTTTTGGGGTGGATTTAAAACTCGTGCAAGAAGCCAATGTTGCTTTGGGTTCTAGTATATTGTATTTAATTCCTGGGGTTTATTTTATAAACTCCGTTATAGACATTTTAAAAGATCATATACTTATGGGACTTAGTCGTATTATTAGCGTGGCGATATTGGTATGCTGTATTGCCATTGGAATTTATACTACTCTTAGTATTAATGATTTTGGGATTTTAAGATGA
- a CDS encoding threonine/serine exporter family protein, whose product MIDYSSILWDMFFAALTGFGFAYVCNPPFKTLILSAILAAIAHGMRFTLMGYFGFQTLAIATFIASFSIGCLGLFLAKIFKTPAEIIAFPALIPMIPGIYAYKAILYLISFIRSEDISEKTNFLIQFFDHFFTTLSVTLALAVGVSVTLLLFFEQSFMMTRSIKKSKNHDQN is encoded by the coding sequence ATGATTGATTATTCTTCTATACTTTGGGATATGTTTTTTGCGGCTTTAACAGGTTTTGGCTTTGCTTATGTGTGCAATCCACCCTTTAAAACACTCATACTCTCAGCCATATTAGCCGCTATAGCTCATGGCATGCGCTTTACTTTGATGGGGTATTTTGGCTTTCAAACCTTGGCTATTGCAACCTTTATAGCTTCTTTTAGCATAGGCTGTCTTGGTTTGTTTTTAGCTAAGATTTTTAAAACACCTGCTGAAATCATAGCTTTTCCCGCTCTCATTCCTATGATACCTGGAATTTATGCATATAAAGCCATATTATATTTGATTTCTTTTATACGCTCAGAGGATATTAGTGAAAAGACTAATTTCTTGATTCAATTTTTCGATCATTTTTTCACAACACTTTCAGTAACACTAGCCTTAGCAGTAGGAGTAAGTGTGACTTTGCTTTTGTTTTTTGAGCAAAGCTTTATGATGACAAGAAGTATTAAAAAAAGCAAGAATCACGATCAAAATTAA
- the argS gene encoding arginine--tRNA ligase, with product MKTLVYKEIKEKLGRDFILENPKNKNLAHFATPLAFSLAKELKQNPMIIANDIVVKLKDCDCFESVEALNGYVNFKLSKAFLNSLATQALSDSENFAKDDKKEQSFLLEYVSANPTGPLHIGHARGAIFGDTLTRVARHLGYKFDTEYYVNDAGNQIYLLGLSILLAVKEHCLKEQVQYPDEYYKGEYIIDVAKEAFVDFEKDFFIEENIPQLALWAKDKMLKIIKQNLADAKIFIDTYVSETSYYSELENTLKALKDHGGTYEQDGKIWLASSVKGDEKDRVIIKDDGKGTYLAADIVYHKDKMSRGYDKCINIWGADHHGYIARMKAAMEFLGHDSQNLEIILAQMVSLLKNSEPYKMSKRAGNFILMGDVLEELGSDVLRYIFISKKCDTHLEFDVDEFKKEDSSNPVYYINYAHARIHQVFAKAGKSVDDVMYAKFESLNEDGMNLLFESLNLKAVLNDAFESRALQKIPDYLKNLASLFHKFYNENKVVGSDNEDELLKLFAVCALSIKTAFALMGIEAKNKMNHD from the coding sequence TTGAAAACTTTAGTTTATAAAGAAATTAAAGAAAAACTAGGAAGAGATTTTATCTTAGAAAATCCTAAGAATAAAAATCTAGCTCATTTTGCCACACCTTTGGCTTTTTCTTTGGCTAAAGAATTAAAGCAAAATCCTATGATAATTGCCAATGATATTGTTGTTAAGTTAAAAGATTGTGATTGTTTTGAAAGTGTAGAGGCTTTAAATGGTTATGTAAATTTTAAACTTTCAAAAGCTTTTTTAAATTCTTTGGCTACGCAAGCTTTGAGTGATAGTGAAAATTTTGCAAAAGATGATAAAAAAGAGCAGAGTTTTTTGCTTGAATATGTGAGTGCAAATCCGACAGGACCTTTACACATAGGACATGCTAGAGGGGCTATTTTTGGCGATACTTTAACTAGGGTTGCTAGACATTTAGGATATAAATTTGATACAGAATATTATGTTAATGATGCGGGTAATCAAATTTATCTTTTAGGTCTTTCTATATTGCTTGCAGTAAAAGAGCATTGTTTAAAAGAGCAAGTTCAATATCCTGATGAGTATTATAAAGGCGAATATATCATAGATGTAGCAAAAGAAGCTTTTGTTGATTTTGAAAAAGATTTCTTTATAGAAGAAAACATTCCGCAATTAGCACTTTGGGCTAAGGATAAAATGCTTAAAATTATCAAGCAAAATTTGGCCGATGCTAAGATATTTATTGATACTTATGTAAGTGAAACAAGCTATTATAGTGAATTAGAAAATACCTTAAAAGCCTTAAAAGATCATGGTGGTACTTATGAACAAGATGGTAAAATCTGGCTTGCATCAAGTGTTAAAGGCGATGAAAAAGATCGTGTGATTATCAAAGATGATGGAAAAGGAACTTATCTGGCTGCTGATATAGTTTATCATAAAGATAAAATGAGCCGTGGTTATGATAAGTGTATTAATATATGGGGAGCTGATCATCATGGCTATATAGCTAGAATGAAAGCTGCTATGGAATTTTTAGGTCATGATAGTCAAAATCTTGAAATTATTTTAGCACAAATGGTCTCATTATTAAAAAATAGCGAGCCTTATAAAATGAGTAAAAGAGCAGGAAATTTCATCTTAATGGGTGATGTTTTAGAAGAGCTTGGTAGTGATGTGCTAAGATATATTTTTATTAGTAAAAAATGCGATACACATTTAGAGTTTGATGTAGACGAGTTTAAAAAAGAAGATAGCTCTAATCCTGTGTATTATATTAATTATGCTCATGCTAGAATTCATCAAGTATTTGCTAAAGCAGGTAAGAGTGTAGATGATGTTATGTATGCTAAATTTGAGAGTTTAAATGAAGATGGTATGAATCTTTTATTTGAAAGTTTAAATTTAAAAGCAGTGCTTAATGATGCATTTGAGTCAAGAGCCTTGCAAAAAATTCCTGATTATTTAAAAAATTTAGCTTCTTTATTTCATAAATTTTATAATGAAAATAAAGTAGTTGGCTCAGATAACGAAGATGAGCTTTTAAAACTTTTTGCCGTATGTGCTTTAAGTATTAAAACAGCTTTTGCGCTTATGGGAATAGAAGCAAAAAATAAAATGAATCACGATTAA
- a CDS encoding twin-arginine translocase TatA/TatE family subunit: MHMPSGTQWLIILLIVVLLFGAKKIPELAKGLGKGIKTFKDEMNTEDDKKITQEDAQKIEKINEKDILAKENNEEVKKA, translated from the coding sequence ATGCATATGCCAAGTGGAACTCAATGGTTGATTATATTGCTTATAGTAGTGTTACTTTTTGGTGCTAAAAAAATTCCAGAGCTTGCTAAAGGTTTAGGAAAAGGTATTAAAACTTTTAAAGATGAAATGAACACAGAAGATGATAAAAAAATCACTCAAGAAGATGCTCAAAAAATTGAAAAAATCAATGAAAAAGATATTCTTGCAAAAGAAAATAACGAAGAAGTAAAAAAAGCTTAA
- the gmk gene encoding guanylate kinase, whose protein sequence is MSGQILIISGPSGAGKSTLLQRLFKEKDNIYFSISSTTRTPRENEKNGVDYFFVSEEEFKQGIEKGDFLEWALVHKNYYGTSLIPVKKALQEGKSVIFDIDVQGFCIAKEKMPEYITSVFITTKNKKELEKRLLKRNTDKIEDISKRLENASDEMAYLDRYDFLIINDDLEKSYRELEAVFEASKLKSTKHDLKQIQIQWNKGE, encoded by the coding sequence TTGAGTGGTCAAATTTTAATCATCTCAGGGCCAAGTGGAGCAGGTAAGAGCACTTTGCTTCAAAGGCTTTTTAAAGAAAAAGATAATATTTATTTTTCTATTTCAAGCACAACAAGAACTCCTAGGGAAAATGAGAAAAATGGAGTAGATTATTTTTTTGTTAGTGAAGAAGAATTTAAACAAGGTATAGAAAAAGGTGATTTTTTAGAATGGGCTTTGGTGCATAAAAATTATTATGGCACTTCGTTAATTCCTGTGAAAAAAGCATTACAAGAGGGTAAAAGTGTCATTTTTGATATCGATGTGCAAGGTTTTTGTATAGCTAAAGAGAAAATGCCTGAATATATTACTTCTGTTTTTATTACAACCAAAAATAAAAAAGAACTTGAGAAAAGATTGCTTAAGCGAAATACTGATAAAATAGAAGATATCAGCAAAAGATTAGAAAATGCTAGTGATGAAATGGCTTATTTGGATCGATATGATTTTTTAATCATAAATGATGATCTTGAAAAAAGCTATAGGGAGTTAGAAGCGGTTTTTGAAGCTTCAAAATTAAAAAGTACAAAACATGATTTAAAACAAATTCAAATTCAATGGAATAAAGGAGAATAA
- the fliR gene encoding flagellar biosynthetic protein FliR, which yields MEFVNYLGDENVVIFMLLFARMSGLIVFFPFFSHNSIPLVVKTTLALFLTMFLYPLAKLENNTPDSFFILYLLSEVLFGMVAGLILQMIFAILQMAGEQISFTMGFSMASILDPATGANTPVISQVLNLLALLVFLAFDGHHLILLFISNSLEYISLGGFYPHENLMLYLNKAMVNIFVLGFSMAFPILAISLLSDVIFGMLMKTMPQFNLLVVGYPIKIFLSFAVLIAILLIMMQYFKNLMLKSFEYMELLFFNI from the coding sequence ATGGAATTTGTTAATTATTTAGGCGATGAAAATGTTGTAATTTTCATGCTTTTATTTGCCAGAATGAGCGGGTTAATAGTATTTTTCCCTTTTTTTTCTCACAATAGCATACCTTTGGTAGTAAAAACAACTTTAGCTTTATTTTTAACAATGTTTTTATATCCTTTGGCAAAACTTGAAAATAATACACCTGACTCTTTTTTTATTTTATATCTTTTAAGTGAAGTGCTTTTTGGGATGGTTGCGGGTTTAATTTTGCAAATGATTTTTGCCATTTTACAAATGGCAGGTGAACAAATTTCTTTTACCATGGGTTTTTCTATGGCTAGTATTTTAGATCCGGCTACAGGTGCCAATACACCAGTGATTTCCCAAGTTTTAAATTTACTTGCATTGTTAGTTTTTTTAGCTTTTGATGGACATCATTTGATTTTACTTTTTATATCAAATTCATTGGAATATATTAGTTTAGGTGGATTTTATCCGCATGAGAATTTAATGCTTTATTTAAATAAAGCTATGGTAAATATTTTTGTGCTTGGTTTTTCCATGGCTTTTCCTATTTTAGCAATATCTTTATTATCGGATGTTATTTTTGGTATGCTTATGAAAACTATGCCACAATTTAATCTTTTAGTGGTGGGTTATCCTATTAAGATATTTTTATCTTTTGCAGTACTTATTGCTATTTTACTCATCATGATGCAGTATTTTAAAAATTTAATGTTAAAAAGTTTTGAGTATATGGAGTTATTGTTTTTCAATATATAA
- a CDS encoding ABC transporter ATP-binding protein, with translation MELLKAENLSHSFDIPLFKNLNFTLNTKDCIAICGSSGCGKSTLLHILSTLLKPQSGKVFYNNQDLYSLNDEALLEIRRKDFGVIFQMHYLFKGFLAFENIELASILSKQNIDYELLKKLDIVDLMNQKITKLSGGQQQRVSIARVLSKRPKIIFADEATGNLDFKNALNVLDILIDYVKENNAALVFVTHDQELAKKCDRIYHLSNYGIC, from the coding sequence ATGGAACTTTTAAAAGCGGAAAATTTAAGCCATAGTTTTGATATTCCGCTTTTTAAAAATTTAAATTTTACTTTAAATACAAAAGATTGTATTGCAATATGTGGAAGTAGTGGGTGCGGCAAATCCACTCTTTTACATATTTTATCTACCTTATTAAAACCTCAATCAGGAAAAGTTTTTTACAATAATCAGGATTTGTATTCCTTAAACGATGAAGCTTTGTTAGAAATTCGTAGAAAAGATTTTGGGGTTATTTTTCAAATGCATTATTTATTTAAAGGCTTTTTAGCTTTTGAAAATATAGAGCTTGCAAGTATTTTGAGTAAGCAAAATATCGATTATGAGTTATTAAAAAAACTTGATATTGTTGATTTAATGAATCAAAAGATCACAAAATTAAGCGGTGGACAACAGCAACGAGTAAGTATAGCTAGAGTTTTAAGCAAAAGACCAAAAATCATTTTTGCTGATGAGGCTACTGGTAATTTAGATTTTAAAAATGCTTTAAATGTGTTAGATATTTTGATTGATTATGTTAAAGAAAATAATGCAGCCTTAGTTTTTGTGACTCACGACCAAGAACTTGCTAAAAAATGTGATAGAATTTATCATTTAAGTAATTATGGAATTTGTTAA